Below is a window of Chryseobacterium indicum DNA.
TAAGGGCTAAAATTTGTAGAATAAATTATCATACATTAAGAAATATCTCATAATAATTTCGTATGTAATGAATAAATCGGGTATGTGAGTTAAAAAAATCAACTAAAATCTTATTTTACATTTAAAATAATTAAATTTATACTTCATTTTAAATTATTTAATTAAAAATATTAACTTATTTAAAATTTTTGTTGTTATTTTTAAACCACTATTCTACTTTTGTTTCAAATTAAATAACAAAAAATGTGTGGAATTGTATGTTTGTTTGATGCCAAACAAAAAACTGAAATGTTAAGACCTCAGGTTCTTGAAATGTCTAAAAAAATTCGTCACCGTGGTCCGGACTGGAGCGGAGTGTTCCAGAATGATAAAGTGGTTTTCTCTCATGAAAGACTTGCCATCGTGGATCCTACCTCCGGAAAACAGCCATTATTTACCAAAGACGGAAAAATAGTTCTTGCTGTGAACGGTGAAATCTACAATCATAGAGAACTGAAAGAAGAATTTCCTGATTATGAATTTCAGACACAGTCAGACTGTGAGGTTATTTTAGCCTTATATCAAAAATACGGAAAAGATTTTGTTGAAAAATTAAATGGAATTTTTGCCTTTTCTTTATATGATACAGAAAATGATGTGTATCTCATTGCACGCGATCACATGGGAATCTGTCCTCTATATCACGGTTGGGATAAAAACGGAAACTATTACGTTGCTTCAGAACTGAAAGCGCTGGAAGGAGTCTGCAAAACCATTGAGACTTTTTTACCGGGACATTTGGTGTACAGCAAAGACGGAAGCCAGCTTCAGCAGTGGTACAAAAGAGACTGGGAAAGTTTTGACGCTGTAAAAGATAACGAAACGGATATTGAGAAATTAAGAAAAGGACTGGAAGATGCAGTTCACAGACAATTGATGAGCGACGTTCCTTACGGAGTTTTGCTTTCAGGCGGATTAGATTCTTCCGTAATTTCTGCGATTACGGCAAAATTTGCAAGACAGAGAGTGGAAAGCGGAGATACACAGGAAGCGTGGTATCCGAGATTGCACAGTTTTGCAGTCGGTTTGGTAGGATCGCCGGATTTGGCAGCAGCTCAGAAAGCAGCAGAACACATCGGTTCGGTTCACCATGAAGTTAATTTTACCGTTCAGGAAGGTCTGGATGCGGTTCGTGATGTTATTTATCATCTGGAAACGTATGATGTAACAACAGTGAGAGCTTCAACGCCGATGTATCTTTTGGCAAGAGTGATTAAATCGATGGGGATTAAAATGGTGCTTTCCGGAGAAGGTTCTGATGAATTGTTCGGTGGTTATTTATACTTCCATAAAGCTCCGAATGCGAAAGAATTCCATGATGAAACCGTAAGAAAATTAGGAAAACTTCACCTGTACGATTGTTTAAGAGCCAACAAAGCGTTGATGAGTTGGGGAATTGAAGGACGTGTTCCTTTCCTTGATAAAG
It encodes the following:
- the asnB gene encoding asparagine synthase B codes for the protein MCGIVCLFDAKQKTEMLRPQVLEMSKKIRHRGPDWSGVFQNDKVVFSHERLAIVDPTSGKQPLFTKDGKIVLAVNGEIYNHRELKEEFPDYEFQTQSDCEVILALYQKYGKDFVEKLNGIFAFSLYDTENDVYLIARDHMGICPLYHGWDKNGNYYVASELKALEGVCKTIETFLPGHLVYSKDGSQLQQWYKRDWESFDAVKDNETDIEKLRKGLEDAVHRQLMSDVPYGVLLSGGLDSSVISAITAKFARQRVESGDTQEAWYPRLHSFAVGLVGSPDLAAAQKAAEHIGSVHHEVNFTVQEGLDAVRDVIYHLETYDVTTVRASTPMYLLARVIKSMGIKMVLSGEGSDELFGGYLYFHKAPNAKEFHDETVRKLGKLHLYDCLRANKALMSWGIEGRVPFLDKEFMDIAMTVNPKDKMVNAAEGKIEKWVLRKAFEDILPESIVWRQKEQFSDGVGYSWIDTLKAVAEKEVTDEMMANAKFRFPLNTPQNKEEYRYRTIFEEHFPSETAAATVPSVPSVACSTPIALEWDEAFKNMNDPSGRAVKVHETSYGE